From the genome of Gammaproteobacteria bacterium:
GTTCTGCAGCTGGCCGGCGCCGGTGGTGAATTCGCTGCCGGTGAAGCTCACGGTCTGGCCGTAGGTCTTGCTGGTGCTGTTGGCGGTGACATCGAGCGCCGCGGCGGCGACCGTCAGCGTGCCGGTCGAAGCTGCGGCTAGCACATAACCGGTGTTTGCCGTAACAGGCGCAACATTCACGGTGATGCTGTAGAGGCCGTTGCCGAGGTCGCCGCCGGCACGGTGGGCGGTGGCAACCGAACCTGCTGAGGTGACGCCAGGCGTTCCAGTGAAAGTATTCGCCGTCGTGTCCTGCGTGAAGACGTTGCCATAGGTGACTGCGTTAACGAAACCCGTCACTGTGTATGCGCTGGCGACAATCGATGTGGCGTCATCACCATAGGTCTTGGTGACATCAGTCGAAGTAAATGTAAGCGTTGGCTGTGTGGAAAATATGTAGCGGTTGCCTGTCTGCGGTACCGCTGTGGGATAGCTAACATTCCAAATCGCCTGGTTGCCGCTCGCAAGTCCTCCAAACACGTCACTGCCAGGAGCGGCCGAATAAATCAGCCAGCGGCCAGTGCCCGGATTCAGCGTATTGGCGCCCGGATTTAGGAAATTGCCTGCAGCTGCCAGAACAATCGCGTCACCGCTGCCGCTTGCAGTCACATTGCCACCGAGAGTTAGATCGCCAGACAGTGTTTGGGCGATGAGAGTGCTTAGGCTTGACGCCCCCATGGTGAGCGCATTCTGATCGGTCAGCGAAACATCATGGCCGGCGGTGATGAAAACCGTATCGAAATCATTGCCAGTATCGTTCAGAGCGATATCGTTACCAGTTCCGGCGTTAAGCGTGGTGGTACCTGGAACCACTACAGCCCCGATCTGCGTGATCGCGCCGCCCGCCGTCACCACCAAATCCCCTCCGGCGTTAAGCGTCGCCGTGGGTAGAGCCACGCCCGCATCGTCAAACAGCAGGGTCAGATTGCGGAGATTCGTCAGCCCTGAAAGAGCCGGCACGGTGGCGGAAACATCGATGTTGCGTATTCCAACGTCGCGGATATTTGCCTGGTTGTTCGTAAATGAAATTGCCCCGCCAAAATCATTGGCGAACGTGTCCAGCAATACATCACTGTTGGCCGAATCAATTCTGATTGATGTCGTGCCGGATACCGCGAGCGCCCCGCTTTCTGTGAGCGAACCGGCGGCCCTGACCGTCAAGTTGCCGGAGATTGTGGATGCACCCAGATCAAGATCGTTCACATCCCGAAGGCTGAGGTTCTTGCCGCTGGCAATGATTACTGTGCTGAAGTCGTCGGCATTGTTCAGCGTGATGTTGCGGTTCGTGGGCACGGCCAAGGTTGTGGTGCCGCTCACCACCAAATTACCCGCATCCGTGATATTCCCGTTTGCTGTCACCCCCAGAGTGCCGGAAATCGTCGATGCTCTGAGGGACAATGCGTTGGAATCCTGCAAGAGGACGTCATGGCCACTGGTGATTCCGACACCACCGCTGAACAAATTACCGGAATCATTCAGCGTGATGTCATTGGCAGCGCCCGCATCAAGCGTGGTATTGCGTCCTACGGAAAGCGCTCCACTCTGTGTAATTGCGCCATTGGTGGTCACGCTCAGATCACGGCCAATGGTACTCGCCGCCAGGGTCAACGCATTGACATCCGTGATTGAACCATCGTTTCCCGACCCGCTGTTATTAAGCGTAACAGCGCCTTGGAAGTCATTGCTGGCGTCGGTCAGGGTGATGGTGTTGGCGCCGGCGTTGAAGCTTGAGGTGCCGGTGACAGCAATGCCGCCGGCGGTCTCGCTGATGGCCCCGCCGTTGCTGGTGGCCGAGAGGTTGCCGCCCACTGTGCCGGTACCGACGTTCAAGGCGCCGGTGGATATCGCCGTCAGGTCGCCCGCTGCAATGCTGAGTGTGCCCAGCGTCAAGGCGTTCTCGTCAGTGACCTGCACGGCGTTGCCACCAGTGTTGGTCAGACTCACCGCTCCAGTGAAGTCGTTGCCGGCGTCGGTCAGGGTGATGGTGTTGGCCCCGGCGTTGAAGCTTGAGGTGCCGGTGACGGTGATGCCGCCGGCGGTCTCGCTGATGGTCCCGCCGTTGCTGGCGGCAGCGAGATTTCCACCCACCGTGCCGGTACCGACATTGAGCGCACCGGTGGAAGTCGCCGTCAGATCGCCCGCCGCAATGCCGAGCGTACCCAGCGTCAAGGCGTTCTTGTCGGTGACCTGCACAGCGTTTGCACCCGTGTTGGTCAGACTCACCGCATCGGTGAAGTCATTGCCGGCGTTGGTCAGGGTGATGGCAAAGCCGCCGGTGGTGAAGCTGGACGTGCCAGGCACCGTCAAAACGCCACTTTGGGTGATCGCGCCCCCGGCCGTCACCGACAGGTTGCCACCCGCATGCAACGTGGTCGTGGGCAGTGTCACCGCCGCATTGTCGTATTGCAGTGTCAGGTTCCGCAGGTTCGTCAAGGTGCTCAGCGTCGGCACGGTCGCGCCCGCATTGATGTTGCGCAGCCCCACGTCACGGATGTTGCCCAACGTGCCGCCAAACCCCACCGCACCGCTGAAATTGTTGGCCTGTGTATCTAGCAGAATGTCGCTGCTGGCCGCGGTCAAGGTCAGTGTCACAGCACCCGCCGCGGCCGCCTGGGTAATTGCGCCCGTCTCAGTGATGTTGCCACCGGCGGTGATCTTCAATGTGCCAGTACCGACATTGGAAGTTCCCAATACGATGGCGTTGGTGTCGGTGACGGCAACGTTGTTGTTGCCTGTATTGTTAAGCGAGACCGCGCCGGTGAAGTCATTGCCGGCGTTGGTCAGGGTGATGGCAAAGCCGCCGGTGGTGAAGCTGGACGTGCCTGTTATCGTCAGCGCACCACTCTGAGTGAGTGCGCCGGCGTTGGTCTCCGTCAGATTGCCACCAATCGAGCTCGTGCCAAGCGCTAGGGTATTGGCATCCTTGATTGCCACATCGCCCGCCGAAGTCACAGTGGTCAGCGCCACTGCGCCGCGGAAGTCATTGTTGTTGGTCAGCGTGATCGCCGCGCCCGTGGCCCCGGAATTAAAACTCACGGCACCCGTGCCGCTGGTAATGATGGTCGCACCCGATTGCGTAATGGCACCGTTGGAGTTCACCGTCAGCGCGCCCGCCGCATTAGCCATGGAGACGGTCCCCAGCACTAATGCGTTGGTATCCGTCAAGGCAATATTGTTAGCGCCCGTATTGGTCAGACTTACCGCGCCGG
Proteins encoded in this window:
- a CDS encoding filamentous hemagglutinin N-terminal domain-containing protein, coding for MPKRHHAEVRKAVFQPRPLAFAIALAFAGQRAYALDPGALPAGGAVQGGNAVATISQSAARMDVKQSAQSAIINWNTFNIGSSAQVNFYQPSVSSVALNRVNAGGGASEIFGQLNATGMVFLVNPAGVLFSPTAQVNVGGLVASTLNISDEDFRAGNYTFTTSSAGAGSVINQGAITTQGGTIALIAPEVRNEGTISANGGNAALGAGDRVRMDLSGNKLVSFEVDQGAAAAAIHNSGVISADGGQALLTAKAADSLATAVVNNTGIVEAQNVQNVNGVIRLSGDTVTNGGTLSANGGGQIEVRADHDITLDATSAITANGATGGNITIQAKNGTLLADGKVEAKGSAAAGGNVKLLGQQVGLINQASVDASGATGGGEVLVGGDYHGENPDVQNASRTYVGSDVTIKADATDSGDGGKVVIWADDITRYYGNISANGGSHSGDGGFVEVSGKQDLAFEGSVDLSASNGNFGTLFLDPDAIIINNGTGAADDNQLNTNVPAGGTLGQILFADGGTATYNISEQKIEGTNANIILQANKSITVNNIADNAITLTNNRSLTMTTTTGAITFNDTADAIVASGTGTITISAGGSASLGGLTTANRAISVTAGTTASVGTIGAGSGAVSITASGQISQVGGTSITSSGTTTLAAGAANNITLSNSTNNFGTMVVTSGNDVTLRDTNAMVLGASTISGKLAVTTGGALTQSGALRVTGTSNFNAGANVITLTNAGNDFTGAVSLTNTGANAVQVRDKNALTLGALSTGGNLTATSNGALDLGQGTVGGNLVATSSSGGAVTQTGALTVTGTTSLTAGAANDITLNNASNNFGGQVRIVSGNNVNLADANAFAFGNGGTSAVSGNLTLTTSGAVTQANALTVTGTSDIDAGANAITLTNTGNNFTGAVSLTNTGANNVAVTDANALTLGTLSVGGNLTATSTGALNVGTGSVGGNLAATSNGGAISETAGGIAVTGTSTFNAGGNTITLTDSSNDFTGAVSLTNTGANNIALTDTNALVLGTVSMANAAGALTVNSNGAITQSGATIITSGTGAVSFNSGATGAAITLTNNNDFRGAVALTTVTSAGDVAIKDANTLALGTSSIGGNLTETNAGALTQSGALTITGTSSFTTGGFAITLTNAGNDFTGAVSLNNTGNNNVAVTDTNAIVLGTSNVGTGTLKITAGGNITETGAITQAAAAGAVTLTLTAASSDILLDTQANNFSGAVGFGGTLGNIRDVGLRNINAGATVPTLSTLTNLRNLTLQYDNAAVTLPTTTLHAGGNLSVTAGGAITQSGVLTVPGTSSFTTGGFAITLTNAGNDFTDAVSLTNTGANAVQVTDKNALTLGTLGIAAGDLTATSTGALNVGTGTVGGNLAAASNGGTISETAGGITVTGTSSFNAGANTITLTDAGNDFTGAVSLTNTGGNAVQVTDENALTLGTLSIAAGDLTAISTGALNVGTGTVGGNLSATSNGGAISETAGGIAVTGTSSFNAGANTITLTDASNDFQGAVTLNNSGSGNDGSITDVNALTLAASTIGRDLSVTTNGAITQSGALSVGRNTTLDAGAANDITLNDSGNLFSGGVGITSGHDVLLQDSNALSLRASTISGTLGVTANGNITDAGNLVVSGTTTLAVPTNRNITLNNADDFSTVIIASGKNLSLRDVNDLDLGASTISGNLTVRAAGSLTESGALAVSGTTSIRIDSANSDVLLDTFANDFGGAISFTNNQANIRDVGIRNIDVSATVPALSGLTNLRNLTLLFDDAGVALPTATLNAGGDLVVTAGGAITQIGAVVVPGTTTLNAGTGNDIALNDTGNDFDTVFITAGHDVSLTDQNALTMGASSLSTLIAQTLSGDLTLGGNVTASGSGDAIVLAAAGNFLNPGANTLNPGTGRWLIYSAAPGSDVFGGLASGNQAIWNVSYPTAVPQTGNRYIFSTQPTLTFTSTDVTKTYGDDATSIVASAYTVTGFVNAVTYGNVFTQDTTANTFTGTPGVTSAGSVATAHRAGGDLGNGLYSITVNVAPVTANTGYVLAAASTGTLTVAAAALDVTANSTSKTYGQTVSFTGSEFTTGAGQLQN